In one Dama dama isolate Ldn47 chromosome 5, ASM3311817v1, whole genome shotgun sequence genomic region, the following are encoded:
- the TMEM120B gene encoding transmembrane protein 120B: MSGQLERCEREWHELEGEFQELQETHRIYKQKLEELNALQTSCSSSINKQKTRLRDLKLTLQRYKRHASREEAELVQQMGANIKERQNVFFDMEAYLPKKNGLYLNLVLGNVNVTLLSNQAKFAYKDEYEKFKLYLTIILLLGAVACRFFLHYRVTDEVFNFLLVWYYCTLTIRESILISNGSRIKGWWVSHHYVSTFLSGVMLTWPNGLIYQKFRNQFLAFSIFQSCVQFLQYYYQRGCLYRLRALGERNHLDLTVEGFQSWMWRGLTFLLPFLFCGHFWQLYNAVTLFELSSHEECKEWQVFVLALTFLVLFLGNFLTTLKVVHTKLQQNRSKAKKP; encoded by the exons GAAACTCACAGGATCTACAAGCAGAAGCTGGAGGAACTGAATGCACTCCAGACTTCGTGTAGCAGCTCCATCAACAAGCAGAAGACGCGACTGAGGGACCTGAAACTCACGCTCCAGAG GTACAAACGCCATGCCAGTCGGGAGGAAGCGGAGCTCGTTCAGCAGATGGGTGCCAACATCAAGGAGCGGCAGAACGTCTTCTTTGACATGGAGGCCTACTTGCCCAAGAAGAATGG GCTCTACTTGAATCTGGTTCTCGGCAATGTGAACGTGACCCTTCTCAGCAACCAGGCCAA ATTTGCCTACAAGGATGAGTATGAGAAGTTCAAGCTCTACCTGACCATCATCCTGCTCCTGGGTGCTGTGGCGTGTCGATTTTTCCTTCACTACAG GGTGACAGATGAAGTCTTTAACTTCCTGCTCGTATGGTATTATTGCACCCTGACAATTCGGGAGAGCATTCTTATCAGCAACGGCTCGAG AATTAAAGGCTGGTGGGTGTCTCACCACTACGTGTCCACGTTCCTGTCTGGAGTGATGCTGACCTG GCCTAACGGACTAATTTATCAGAAGTTTCGCAATCAGTTTTTAGCGTTCTCCATTTTTCAGA GCTGTGTCCAGTTCCTGCAATATTATTACCAGAGAGGCTGCCTCTACCGACTGCGGGCCCTGGGGGAGAGGAATCACCTGGACCTCACTGTGG AAGGATTTCAGTCCTGGATGTGGCGAGGCCTCACCTTCCTTCTGCCCTTCCTGTTCTGTGGCCAT TTCTGGCAGCTCTACAATGCCGTCACATTGTTTGAGCTCTCCAGCCACGAGGAATGCAAAGAATGGCAG GTGTTCGTGTTGGCGCTGACGTTCCTCGTCCTTTTCCTCGGTAACTTCCTGACCACACTCAAAGTTGTGCACACCAAACTCCAGCAGAACAGAAGCAAGGCCAAGAAGCCGTGA